One region of Termitidicoccus mucosus genomic DNA includes:
- a CDS encoding sensor histidine kinase yields MSTWHGEGGLPHNVINDVVRDPRGFLWLGTQGGVARFDGRYFIDYPMPDEFAQGRHEIRALAVEDERTLVMLTGHGKLVRLRDGKFEPHPADAFQGNSSAVDLAVDEMGALWIGTMAPVSLMRWDGRRMETFGPESGIGRRSSRFCIVPDGKERTWVASGEFLGWYDADGLHRHEPLPDYSVMAAKARDGGLWIAGRDRLAKFENGNLSIVLAGPDWPAARVGIQDIYETSDGVLWLATRRDGVLRLIDGKLERLPLRHDRVESINEDTDGNVWLGTNGGGLIRLKRKHHVLINSAMGMPKDASSSVTEDETGALWFANQSGGVVRIKNGLTLAIPTESGGIPYASNICADQRGTVWIGALDGLYSAVVQAHDDARTLRRLEINIAGVQTLFCARDGDVWTSWRNGRLGRLRDGKLREFTNKEGWPGKRIAGVIGRQGSCGPEIWVATNYGQLLKLAKDGESFEEQPLPPRLKTTHIYACHMDAANRFWLATSAGLLLWDEPKPMLFTCADGFPDDILYQVISDDHNRLWLSSRRGIFCVEIDKLLAAKSGPGRPVSVTLFGRDDNLEGLSGMIGGQPMTWKGRDGRVWFATYRGVAGFDATGSSIETAGEPPVYIDSLSANGVAIAIHSDNSQEPLRIGPNAMQVEFSFAALNFSSPERMHVRRVLEGFDLDWIDATGERSCVYSRLPPGKYVFRVETMGGGAPGSQSSLVIEVAAAWWQTGWFRAGIALVIVCAVAWVARRVSNRILRQRLRRLELEKALDRERARIARDLHDELGSRMSQVGFVADSVCRKAGDPRQKEKLSELVTQSRELVEDLHRIVWTVNPQNDSWQRLAAYISRYTQRLLHDTPITCTIDGVDAIPDIPVTPEIRHHFVAITKEALNNTLKYAQADHIKIQMNADNGHFKMSISDNGRGFDPAALRKDDHYGLENMRERMAEAGGRIEIKSQPGEGAQIMLDISLQYRPPHPIPGNGG; encoded by the coding sequence ATGTCAACATGGCATGGCGAGGGCGGCCTGCCGCACAATGTCATCAACGACGTGGTGCGCGATCCGCGCGGCTTTCTGTGGCTGGGCACGCAGGGCGGAGTGGCGCGCTTCGACGGACGATATTTTATTGATTATCCCATGCCGGACGAGTTCGCGCAGGGCCGCCACGAGATACGCGCGCTGGCCGTGGAGGACGAGCGCACCCTGGTGATGCTCACGGGGCACGGAAAGCTTGTGCGTTTGCGAGACGGCAAATTCGAACCGCACCCGGCCGACGCATTCCAAGGGAATTCATCGGCCGTGGATCTCGCGGTCGATGAAATGGGCGCCCTTTGGATAGGCACGATGGCCCCCGTTTCCCTCATGCGCTGGGACGGCCGGCGCATGGAAACGTTCGGGCCGGAATCGGGCATAGGGCGGCGCAGCTCGCGCTTTTGCATCGTGCCCGACGGCAAGGAGCGCACCTGGGTGGCGAGCGGCGAATTCCTGGGCTGGTATGACGCGGACGGCCTGCACCGCCACGAGCCGCTGCCCGACTACTCTGTCATGGCCGCCAAGGCGCGCGACGGCGGCCTGTGGATTGCAGGCCGCGACAGACTCGCGAAATTTGAGAACGGAAACTTGAGCATCGTGCTGGCAGGCCCGGACTGGCCGGCGGCGCGAGTCGGCATCCAGGACATCTACGAAACCTCCGACGGCGTGCTCTGGCTGGCAACCCGCCGTGATGGCGTGCTCCGGCTGATTGACGGCAAACTGGAACGCCTGCCCTTGCGGCACGACCGCGTCGAGTCAATCAACGAGGACACCGACGGCAATGTGTGGCTCGGCACGAATGGCGGCGGGCTCATCCGGCTGAAGCGAAAACACCACGTGCTTATAAACTCGGCGATGGGCATGCCCAAGGACGCCAGTTCCTCCGTCACCGAGGACGAGACGGGCGCGCTGTGGTTCGCCAACCAGTCGGGCGGCGTGGTGCGCATCAAAAACGGCCTGACGCTCGCGATTCCCACGGAATCTGGCGGCATCCCCTACGCGAGCAATATTTGCGCCGACCAGCGCGGCACCGTCTGGATCGGAGCGCTGGATGGACTCTACTCCGCGGTGGTGCAGGCGCACGACGATGCGCGGACGCTGCGGCGCCTCGAAATCAACATCGCCGGTGTGCAGACGCTTTTTTGCGCCCGCGACGGCGATGTCTGGACAAGCTGGAGAAACGGGCGCCTCGGACGGCTGCGCGACGGGAAATTGCGCGAATTCACGAACAAGGAAGGATGGCCCGGCAAGCGTATCGCCGGTGTCATCGGACGACAAGGCTCCTGCGGCCCGGAGATCTGGGTTGCCACGAATTACGGCCAGTTGCTCAAGCTCGCGAAAGACGGTGAAAGCTTCGAGGAGCAACCGCTCCCGCCCAGACTGAAAACCACCCATATTTACGCGTGTCATATGGATGCCGCCAATCGATTCTGGCTGGCCACCTCGGCCGGCCTGCTGCTTTGGGATGAACCAAAGCCGATGCTCTTCACCTGCGCGGACGGGTTCCCGGACGACATCCTTTACCAAGTCATCTCCGACGACCACAACCGCCTTTGGCTGAGCAGCCGGCGCGGCATCTTCTGCGTCGAAATCGACAAACTGCTCGCCGCAAAATCAGGGCCGGGCCGCCCGGTTTCCGTCACCCTTTTTGGCCGCGACGATAATCTCGAAGGGCTCTCCGGCATGATCGGCGGGCAGCCCATGACTTGGAAAGGCCGCGACGGGCGGGTGTGGTTCGCGACCTATCGCGGCGTGGCGGGCTTCGACGCCACGGGGTCATCCATCGAGACGGCCGGGGAGCCGCCGGTTTACATCGACAGCCTGTCCGCGAACGGCGTTGCTATTGCCATCCACTCCGACAACAGCCAGGAGCCCTTGCGCATCGGCCCCAATGCCATGCAGGTCGAGTTCTCGTTTGCCGCGCTGAACTTTTCATCGCCGGAACGCATGCACGTGCGCCGTGTGCTGGAGGGGTTCGACCTGGACTGGATCGACGCCACCGGGGAGCGCTCCTGCGTGTATTCCCGCCTGCCGCCCGGGAAATACGTTTTCCGCGTCGAGACCATGGGCGGCGGTGCACCGGGATCGCAAAGCTCGCTCGTGATCGAAGTCGCAGCCGCATGGTGGCAGACCGGCTGGTTTCGCGCCGGCATCGCCCTGGTCATTGTCTGCGCCGTGGCCTGGGTTGCGCGTCGCGTCTCGAACCGCATACTCCGGCAACGCCTGCGCCGTCTCGAACTCGAAAAGGCCCTCGACCGGGAACGCGCCCGGATCGCCCGCGACCTCCACGACGAACTCGGCAGCCGCATGAGCCAGGTGGGGTTTGTCGCGGACTCCGTCTGCCGCAAGGCCGGCGATCCGCGGCAAAAGGAGAAACTCTCGGAACTCGTCACCCAGTCGCGCGAGCTCGTCGAGGACCTTCATCGCATCGTGTGGACTGTAAACCCACAAAACGACTCGTGGCAGCGGCTCGCAGCCTACATATCACGCTACACCCAACGCCTCCTGCATGACACACCCATTACCTGCACCATTGATGGAGTGGACGCCATTCCCGATATCCCCGTGACCCCCGAAATCCGCCATCACTTTGTTGCCATCACAAAGGAAGCACTGAACAACACGCTCAAATACGCGCAGGCCGACCACATCAAAATCCAGATGAACGCCGACAATGGACACTTTAAAATGAGCATCAGCGACAACGGCCGCGGCTTCGATCCGGCGGCGTTGCGGAAAGACGACCACTACGGCCTGGAAAACATGCGCGAACGCATGGCCGAGGCTGGCGGCCGGATAGAAATCAAAAGCCAGCCGGGTGAAGGCGCCCAAATCATGCTCGACATATCCCTGCAATACCGACCGCCCCACCCCATCCCCGGCAACGGCGGTTGA
- a CDS encoding response regulator has protein sequence MPISVAIVEDSAAWIEELEQVIARDSGLQLTCTCRRMRSALERIPPLAPDVVLMDINLPDGSGIEATARLKDMLPRIEVLIFTVYEDTEEIFKALEAGASGYLLKRSSDVDVLNAIHNLMKGEVPMTGEIARKIIQSFQKKQPIPREYIINENLTRREMDILQALARGLSMKEIGRECSISPGTVNCHLKNIYAKLHVHSRMEAVMKFLGDPHPLTRVQM, from the coding sequence ATGCCCATCTCAGTTGCCATAGTCGAAGACAGCGCCGCATGGATCGAGGAGCTCGAACAGGTCATCGCCCGGGATTCCGGGCTTCAACTCACATGCACGTGCCGCCGCATGCGCAGTGCGCTCGAACGGATCCCTCCCCTCGCGCCCGACGTCGTGCTCATGGACATCAATCTGCCCGACGGCTCGGGCATCGAGGCCACCGCCCGGCTCAAGGACATGCTGCCGCGGATCGAGGTGCTCATCTTCACCGTTTACGAGGACACCGAGGAGATATTCAAGGCCCTCGAAGCCGGTGCGAGCGGCTACCTGTTGAAACGCTCCTCGGACGTCGATGTCCTGAATGCGATCCACAACCTCATGAAAGGCGAGGTGCCGATGACCGGTGAGATCGCGCGCAAAATCATACAATCGTTCCAGAAAAAACAGCCCATCCCGAGGGAATACATAATAAATGAAAACCTGACGCGGCGCGAAATGGACATCCTGCAAGCGCTGGCCCGCGGGCTCTCGATGAAGGAAATCGGCAGGGAATGCTCGATCAGTCCCGGCACGGTGAACTGCCACTTGAAAAACATCTACGCCAAACTCCACGTCCACTCGCGGATGGAGGCCGTGATGAAATTTCTCGGTGATCCCCATCCGCTCACGCGGGTCCAAATGTAA